The genomic stretch TCCGCTCCGGCCACCGAGTCCCCCTCCGAATAGGCCTGGCCCCGATCCGACAGTAGTACAACCTAGGGTCGGCCAGGGTTTCTGATCGATGATCGGGAATATATCTGGTACAACTTCTCGAGACTGATCGCGGGCGTTCCAGATCGAGTTCTCCGCCGGCTGCCCCTGATCGCGATCGTCTCTCCTCTTTCTTCCCCAGCCCCGCCCGCACCGCGCGACCAGAGGGAGGCCGCGGACCGTGGGCGGGGCTTCTACAGCTCCCGATACTCATCCATCGTCTCGCGCACCCCATGCGGGTCGCGAACGTCCTTCATGGTGATCTCGATGCCCGATTGGCCCGAGTTGGAGATCTCCAGCCGGCCCGCCCCGCTCCGCCTGACGGTGCGTGATCTTCAGCACGCATCCGGGCGGCGGTGAGCTGGCCGCTGGCGGCGACTATCGTGTGTCGGCCGATCCAGGCCATGCCGGACTCGGGATTCGGGGGGATACATGACCAGGTCCGACGACGCGAGCGATCCGAACGCCCGGGCGGGTGATCGACCCGGCAATCGTGCCGGTTCGGCGGGCGAGACCGCGCCGCTGCCGGCCGGCGACCAGACGGTGCCGATGGCGTCCTCGGAGGGGCGTGGCTGGATGGGTTCGGGGCCGCACGATGCGCCCGACACGATCCACCGCTACCGCATCCTCGAAGCGCTGGGCGAGGGCGGCTTCGGCATGGTCTACCGGGCCGAGCAGACCGAGCCGGTGCGGCGCGAGGTGGCCGTGAAGGTCATCAAGCCGGGCATGGACTCCAGGCAGGTCGTCGCCCGCTTCGAGGCCGAGCGGCAGGCGCTGGCGCTGATGGACCACCCCGGCGTCGCGCGCGTGTTCGACGCCGGCACGACCGAACAAGGCCGGCCGTACTTCGTGATGGAGTTGGTCCGCGGCGAGCCGATTACCGATTACTGCGACCGCCATCGGCTGAGCGTGCGCGATCGCGTCGAGCTCATGATCCGCGTGTGCGAGGCCGTCCAGCACGCCCACCTGAAGGGCGTGATCCACCGGGACCTCAAGCCCAGCAACATCCTGGTGGTGCGCGATGGCGAGCGCGCAACGCCCAAGGTCATCGACTTCGGCATCGCCAAGGCCCTCGACCAGGACCTCACCCTCGCGACGATCCACACCAGCGTGGGCATGATGATCGGCACGCCCGAGTACATGAGCCCCGAGCAGGCCGTGGTCTCGGGCCAGGACATCGATACGCGCAGCGACGTCTATGCGCTGGGCGTGCTGCTGTACGAGCTGCTCACCGGCCACCTGCCCTTCGAGTCGACCGAGCTGCGACGGGCGGCGATGGCCGAGATCCAGCGGATCATCCGCGAGGTCGACCCGCCCCGACCCAGCACGCGGCTGGGCAGCGCGGCCGAGTCCGCGTCGGTCGCCTCGCAGCGGCGTACCGAGGTCCGCTCGCTGTCCAGCGTGCTGCGTCGAGACCTGGACTGGGTGTGCATGAAGTGCCTGGAGAAGGATCGCGAGCGGCGGTACAACACGGCCAACGCGCTCGCGCAGGAGCTCCAGCGATACCTGAGCAACGAGCCGGTGCTCGCTGGCCCGCCCAGCACAGCGTACAAGGCGCGCAAGTTCGTCCGGCGCAACCGCGCGGGCGTCATCGCGGCCAGTCTCGTGCTGGGCGTGCTGCTGGCCGGGCTGGCGGGGACGAGCTACGGGCTGGTCGAGGCCGACCACCAGCGCGACATTGCCCAGCGCGAGGCCGACGCCGCCAAGGAGGCCCAGGCCGCCGCCGAGGCCGCGCGTGCCGAAGAAGCCAGGCGCGCGGAAGAGCTCCAGCTCGTGGCCGACTTCCAGGCCGAGCAACTCGGGGCCATCGAGCCGGAAGTCATGGGGGCCAACATCCGCCGCTCGCTGGTCGAGGCCGTCCCCGAGGACACGCGCGGCCCGCTGGAGGACGCCCTGGCGCCGATCAACTTCACCAGCATCGCCATGACCACGCTGGAAGACAACATCTTCGAGCGCACGATCGAGGCGATCGACACGCAGTTCGACGATCAGCCGCTGGTCCGCGCGCAGCTGCTGCAGACCACCGCCGGCACGCTGCGCGACCTGGGCCTGCTCGAGCTGGCGACCGATCCGCAGCTGCGCGCCGTGGCGATCCGACAGACGCGGCTGGGCCAGGACCACCCCAAGACCATCGAGACCGTCACCAGCGCGGGCCTGCTGCGGATGGAGCAAGGCCAGCTCTCCCAGGCCGAGTCGTACCTGCGTGAAGCGCTCGACCAGGCCCGCCGGACCCTGGGCGAGGACCATCCCGACACGCTGGCCGGCCTCTTGAACACGGGCCTGCTCTTCCAGGCGCAGGGCGATGCCGCCGGGGCCGAGCAGCGCTTCCACGAGGCGTTGCAGGGCTTCCTCCGCGTGCTGGGCGAGGACCACGCCGAGACGCTCAAGGCGCTGCAGGCCATCGGCGCCTCGCTGCGCGCCCAGGGACGATTCGACGAGGCCGAGCCGTTCCTGCACGAGGCGCTGGAAGGCCACCGCCGCGTGCTGGGTGAGGACCACGCCGAGACGCTCAACTGCATGAACAGCATGGCCGTGCTGTACGCGGCACAGGGCAGGCTTGCCGAGTCCGCCGCGTTCCACCTGCGGGTGCTGGACGGGCGCCGGCGGGCCCTGGGCGAAGATCACCCCAGCACGCTGCAGAGCCTCCACAATCTCGGCCAGATCCTGAGAAACCAGGGTAAGCTGGCCGAGGCCGAGCCGCACTTGCGCGAGGCGTTGGAGCGCCGCCGACGCGTTTTGGGCAACGCCCACGCCGACACGTTGATGAGCATGAGCGGCGTCGGCCAGATCCTCAACGACCAGGGCAGGCTTGAAGAGGCCGAGCCCTACTACCGCCAGACGCTCGAGGGTCACCGCCGCGTGCTGGGCGAGGATCACCCCTACACGCTGACGAGCCTGAGCAACCTGGGCAACTTGTTGTCGGCGCTGGGCCAGTTCGAGCAGGCCGAACGGCTCCTGCGCGAAGCGCTCGAGGGTACCCGGCGCGTGCTGGGCGACGACCACCTCCATACGCTGATCGCCCTCAACAGCGTGGCCCTGGTGCTGGAAGAACAGGACAAGCTCGACGAGGCCGACCCCTACCGGCGCGAGGCGCTCGAACGCAGCCGCGCAACGCTGGGCGACGACCACCCAAGCACGCTCGTCAGCATCTACAACATGGCCGCCTTCCAGCAGGAGCGCGGTGAACTGGAAGAGGCCAGCGCCCTGGCCGAGGAAGCGGTGCGGCGCGGCCGGGCTGCGCTGGGCGAGGACCACTGGCACGTGGGCGTCTTCCTCGGACGCTCGGCCAGCATATTGGCGGCCATGGACCGGTTCGCCGACGCCGAGCAACGAGGCCTGGAGGCCTACGCGGTGCTGGGCGCGGCCCTCGGCGAAGCCCACGACCGGCCCAGGCGGGTCGCCAGGATGCTCGCCAACCTTTACGACGCCTGGCATCAGGCCGAGCCCGACGCGGGGCACGACGCGACCGCCGTGCAGTGGCGGGCCAGGCTGGGCGAGCCCCAGACCGATGAACCCGCCCCCGACGCCGGTGGATGAGCCCGTCCATCCGCCGACGGCACGCTGACCAACTTTGAACTGCTGGCGTTGCAGAACGAGCCTTGCCGCCGGCCGCGGGGCCCGATTGGCATCATGCCGGGCGCTCGGAGCCTCCGATGGTCTGGATATTGGCGACGCGAGCGTGAGACTGCGCGCCCGATGCGGCTTAGGTTCATGATGGCCATGGATTCCGAGCCCGCCAACCCGCCTCCTTCCCAGACCGACGACGGCCACGCCGCGGAGGCCCGGCTGGTGGTGGACCGCGCGATCCGGGCCGCCCGATCGGCGAGCCCCGGCCGGCCGGCGAATCGGGGCATCGCCGGATACGAAATCGTGCGCGAGATTGCGCGTGGCGGCCAGGGCGTGGTGTACCTGGCGCGCCGGCTCGCGGACGGGGCGGAGGTGGCCGTCAAGCTCCTGCCCGAGCCGCGCGACATGGAGGCGACGCGGCGGCTGCGGCGCGAGGCGAGGGCGCTGGCCGCCCTGGACCATCCGGGCATCGTCGCCTTCGGCGAGGTCATCGAGGCGGGAGGCTCGTGCGCCCTGGTCATGGACTACGTGCCCGGCGTGCCGCTGTCGCTGGTGCTGGCCGAGTTGGCCGCGATGGGAACGCCCGCCGCCGATCTGCGTCGCGTGCTCACGCTCCTGGCCCAGGCGTGCCGCGCCCTGGAGGCTGCCCATGCGGCGGGCGTGGTGCACCGCGACATCAAGCCCTCCAACATTCGGGTGCGCGCCGATGGCCACGCCTGCCTGCTGGACTTCGGCCTGGCCAGCCAAGCCGTGGATGCGGCGGGCCTGGGGGGCGTGGGGGGCGTGGGGGGTGCGGGCCCGACGATCTCGGCCACGCTGACGGGCCAGGGCCAGTTCGTGGGGTCGCTCCTGTGGGCAAGCCCCGAGCAGCTTCGCGGCAAGGAGGCAACACCGGCCAGCGACATCTGGTCGATGGGGCTGATCCTCCACCATGCGCTCACGGGGGGCGCCCCGCTCTACCCCGGCGGCGCCTCGCTTGGCAAGCTGGTCCGGCTGGCGTCGGCCGGCCGCGTCTCGATCCCCGAACGCCTGGTCGACGCCCTGGACGAGCTGGGCCCGCACGCCGCGCGCGACGCGCGGCGCGTGCTCCAGGACGCGCTCATGCCGGCACCGGGCGATCGGACGCCAACGGCCGCGGCCCTGGCCACGCAGATCGAGGCGCTCGCGTCGGGCGCGCCGGTACGCGCACGCCGCGCGACGCGGCGTGCGTGGGCGCGGCGCCTGGGATGGGGGCTGAGCGCTGCGCTCGCGCTAGGTGTGTTGGTCGTGGCCCTCCCGCTGCTGGCCACAACGTCGCCTGAACTCCCGGCGGTGCGCTACGAAGGCGGCATCCTGGCGCCGGGCGAGGTGCGCTTCATCAACGGCACGTGGCGGACCACGCTGGGCGACAAGCTTATCCTGTGCTGGGTGCCCCCCGGCTCGGCGATGCTGGGCACCAATCCCGACCCGCCGCGTCCCTGGAAGCCGGTCCTCGGCGACAGCCCGCTGCGCGAGGTCGCTTTCGAGCGTGGCTTCTGGATCGCGCGCGACGAGCTACGACAACTCACGTACAAAGCGGTCGTGGGCGAGAATCCGAGCCAATTCGTCGACGAGGCCAGGCCGGTCGAATCGGTGACGTACCACGATGCGCTGGCCTTTTGCGAGCTTGCCAGCGAAAAGTACGGCGTCCGCGTTCGCCTGCCCACCAGCGACGAGTGGGAGTACGCCTGCCGGGCGGGCACGCGCACGATCTTTTCCTTCGGCGACGACGTCCGGCTCATCGCCCGCTACGCCAACGCCGCCGACGCCTCGAACCCGGACCTGATCGCCGCCGCCTCGTACGACGATGGCTATCCGGACACCGCGCCGGTGAGCTCGTTCCTGGCCAACGCCTGGGGCCTGCACGACACGCACGGCAACGTGTGGGAGTGGTGCCAGGGGCCGTACGACTCCGATCCAGCCAGCCCCGGCGACGAGATCGAGGCCAGGGCCGACAGCCGCGGCGGCTCGTACATGGACGGCCCGGGCAGCATGGAGAGCGGGCACCGCAACCCGCTGCCGCTGGACACCCGCGCCAGCACGCTTGGCTTCCGCGTGGTGGTCGACCTCCCACCGCCGCCCGAGGCCCCGGGCCGTCCCTAACGCCACAGATCGCCTTGCGTTGCGCGAACGGGTGCTTTACACTGCCCGGCGATGGATTTCTCCCAGCGGCTCGTGGCGGCCCGCGATGGCGATGACGACGCGCTCCGAGCGCTGTTCCTGGGCGCGTATCCCGCGCTGCGC from Phycisphaerales bacterium encodes the following:
- a CDS encoding bifunctional serine/threonine-protein kinase/formylglycine-generating enzyme family protein; the encoded protein is MDSEPANPPPSQTDDGHAAEARLVVDRAIRAARSASPGRPANRGIAGYEIVREIARGGQGVVYLARRLADGAEVAVKLLPEPRDMEATRRLRREARALAALDHPGIVAFGEVIEAGGSCALVMDYVPGVPLSLVLAELAAMGTPAADLRRVLTLLAQACRALEAAHAAGVVHRDIKPSNIRVRADGHACLLDFGLASQAVDAAGLGGVGGVGGAGPTISATLTGQGQFVGSLLWASPEQLRGKEATPASDIWSMGLILHHALTGGAPLYPGGASLGKLVRLASAGRVSIPERLVDALDELGPHAARDARRVLQDALMPAPGDRTPTAAALATQIEALASGAPVRARRATRRAWARRLGWGLSAALALGVLVVALPLLATTSPELPAVRYEGGILAPGEVRFINGTWRTTLGDKLILCWVPPGSAMLGTNPDPPRPWKPVLGDSPLREVAFERGFWIARDELRQLTYKAVVGENPSQFVDEARPVESVTYHDALAFCELASEKYGVRVRLPTSDEWEYACRAGTRTIFSFGDDVRLIARYANAADASNPDLIAAASYDDGYPDTAPVSSFLANAWGLHDTHGNVWEWCQGPYDSDPASPGDEIEARADSRGGSYMDGPGSMESGHRNPLPLDTRASTLGFRVVVDLPPPPEAPGRP
- a CDS encoding serine/threonine-protein kinase — translated: MTRSDDASDPNARAGDRPGNRAGSAGETAPLPAGDQTVPMASSEGRGWMGSGPHDAPDTIHRYRILEALGEGGFGMVYRAEQTEPVRREVAVKVIKPGMDSRQVVARFEAERQALALMDHPGVARVFDAGTTEQGRPYFVMELVRGEPITDYCDRHRLSVRDRVELMIRVCEAVQHAHLKGVIHRDLKPSNILVVRDGERATPKVIDFGIAKALDQDLTLATIHTSVGMMIGTPEYMSPEQAVVSGQDIDTRSDVYALGVLLYELLTGHLPFESTELRRAAMAEIQRIIREVDPPRPSTRLGSAAESASVASQRRTEVRSLSSVLRRDLDWVCMKCLEKDRERRYNTANALAQELQRYLSNEPVLAGPPSTAYKARKFVRRNRAGVIAASLVLGVLLAGLAGTSYGLVEADHQRDIAQREADAAKEAQAAAEAARAEEARRAEELQLVADFQAEQLGAIEPEVMGANIRRSLVEAVPEDTRGPLEDALAPINFTSIAMTTLEDNIFERTIEAIDTQFDDQPLVRAQLLQTTAGTLRDLGLLELATDPQLRAVAIRQTRLGQDHPKTIETVTSAGLLRMEQGQLSQAESYLREALDQARRTLGEDHPDTLAGLLNTGLLFQAQGDAAGAEQRFHEALQGFLRVLGEDHAETLKALQAIGASLRAQGRFDEAEPFLHEALEGHRRVLGEDHAETLNCMNSMAVLYAAQGRLAESAAFHLRVLDGRRRALGEDHPSTLQSLHNLGQILRNQGKLAEAEPHLREALERRRRVLGNAHADTLMSMSGVGQILNDQGRLEEAEPYYRQTLEGHRRVLGEDHPYTLTSLSNLGNLLSALGQFEQAERLLREALEGTRRVLGDDHLHTLIALNSVALVLEEQDKLDEADPYRREALERSRATLGDDHPSTLVSIYNMAAFQQERGELEEASALAEEAVRRGRAALGEDHWHVGVFLGRSASILAAMDRFADAEQRGLEAYAVLGAALGEAHDRPRRVARMLANLYDAWHQAEPDAGHDATAVQWRARLGEPQTDEPAPDAGG